The Streptomyces kanamyceticus genome window below encodes:
- a CDS encoding cytochrome P450: MSEPAVSLTPPSTADGGGELFSWLRRMRAEFPVVQGSNGSWHVFRYTDVQHVLTEYADYSSDPTAISPKAAEVAKGDLAQIDPPMHHHLRRQISRVFTPRTVAELEPRILEIGEELLDAAGDAGELDLVRQLTHPLPVIVIAELLGVPVEDRPVFRHWADRIIAAKIAGIDDPETYERLRSAIEEMDYYLEGMLEERRARPGNDLLSKMVSSEVDGERITGAEAVNFARLLLIAGHITTTMMLSSSVLSFDEHPEAPAALRADRSLIPAAVEEVMRYRPPFTITARYTTKDLELSGVTIPERSIVIPWLVSANRDERQFSDPDVFDIHRTQNAHLAFGKGIHFCIGAPLARLEGKVALNLLFDRYADVRLNRDAPLGFYEQNFFGVKSLPVFVKPA, translated from the coding sequence GTGTCCGAACCGGCTGTTTCACTCACTCCTCCTTCGACTGCCGACGGCGGTGGGGAGTTGTTCTCCTGGCTGCGGAGGATGCGTGCCGAATTCCCAGTGGTGCAGGGCAGTAATGGCAGCTGGCACGTGTTCAGGTACACCGATGTGCAGCATGTCCTGACCGAGTACGCGGATTATTCGTCCGACCCGACGGCCATCTCCCCGAAGGCGGCCGAGGTGGCCAAGGGCGACCTCGCGCAGATAGACCCGCCCATGCACCACCATCTGCGGCGTCAGATCAGCCGCGTCTTCACGCCGCGAACGGTCGCCGAACTGGAGCCGCGCATCCTGGAGATCGGCGAGGAACTGCTCGATGCGGCGGGCGACGCGGGCGAACTGGACCTGGTCCGGCAGTTGACGCATCCGCTGCCGGTCATCGTGATCGCCGAGTTGCTCGGGGTGCCGGTCGAGGATCGTCCGGTGTTCCGGCACTGGGCGGACCGGATCATCGCGGCGAAGATCGCGGGCATCGACGACCCCGAGACGTACGAACGCCTACGGTCGGCGATCGAGGAGATGGACTACTACCTGGAGGGAATGCTCGAGGAGCGCCGCGCCCGACCGGGGAACGACCTGCTCAGCAAGATGGTGAGCAGTGAGGTCGACGGTGAACGCATCACCGGCGCGGAGGCGGTGAACTTCGCCCGGCTGCTGCTGATCGCGGGTCACATCACGACCACCATGATGCTCAGCAGCTCCGTCCTCTCGTTCGACGAGCACCCCGAAGCCCCGGCCGCGCTGCGCGCCGACCGGTCACTCATCCCCGCGGCGGTCGAGGAAGTGATGCGTTATCGGCCGCCCTTCACCATCACCGCCCGGTACACCACGAAGGATCTGGAACTGTCGGGGGTGACCATTCCGGAACGGTCCATCGTCATCCCCTGGCTGGTCTCGGCGAACCGGGACGAGCGGCAGTTCTCGGATCCCGATGTATTCGACATTCATCGTACGCAGAACGCTCATCTCGCTTTCGGCAAGGGAATTCACTTCTGCATCGGCGCTCCGCTGGCCCGTCTCGAGGGAAAGGTCGCCCTGAACCTCCTCTTCGACCGCTACGCGGATGTGCGGCTCAACCGGGATGCCCCGCTCGGTTTCTACGAGCAGAACTTCTTCGGTGTGAAATCGCTGCCGGTCTTCGTGAAGCCCGCCTGA
- a CDS encoding nuclear transport factor 2 family protein encodes MPDEELAKQLILDHCRKINEGDVDGLLKLYAEDCSFEDPVGNGKQYGLQALSQRAAAAIFSGAYEDAGSPVASKDGWAAVPMVSTFNYLPLAGPAMTESGLLPPHPPEDPENKMIRVNIVMVIHVNDDGLVDRMQAFYGKGDASVIART; translated from the coding sequence ATGCCCGACGAAGAACTGGCCAAGCAGCTCATCCTCGACCACTGCCGGAAGATCAACGAAGGCGATGTGGACGGGCTCCTCAAGCTCTATGCCGAGGACTGCAGCTTCGAGGATCCGGTCGGCAACGGAAAGCAGTACGGTTTGCAGGCGCTGAGTCAGCGAGCCGCCGCCGCGATATTCTCCGGGGCCTATGAGGACGCGGGCTCGCCGGTGGCGTCCAAGGACGGCTGGGCCGCGGTCCCCATGGTCTCGACGTTCAACTACCTTCCCCTCGCGGGACCCGCGATGACCGAGAGCGGTCTCCTTCCGCCGCATCCGCCCGAGGACCCGGAGAACAAGATGATCCGGGTCAACATCGTGATGGTCATCCACGTCAACGACGACGGTCTGGTCGATCGGATGCAGGCCTTCTACGGCAAGGGCGACGCGAGCGTCATCGCCCGGACCTGA
- a CDS encoding helix-turn-helix transcriptional regulator yields MRGAGCLAGGRVGGCAPWSVESRGLNFLMLIDRESEVLRLESALVDCASNRARTIVIEGPAGCGKTELLEFVAARALESDAVVLKATGIPSESNESLGVLRQLLLLGAGLPAEVEQELHRLLEEEEAAAACGLDGGPASGGLLGPGGSLAPGGFLGTGGSATCGRAVRMRRFCAALHTVARDRLVVICVDDLQHLDNESLEYLLHIAGNSRSTRLLLAFGDVLYYRQQDAGYRTEFLRQPNFERIRVDCLDRSGTAQLLAHLQPDTPVCEELLDYAYGLTGGNPLLVRALHEEGPIADLLAEQKDSVDPLVGESFAHVVLICLERSGPMAGKVADGLAVLDDLAAHDLLTELCELPHAVATKAMRALRAARVIVDSRFRHPAVRRGVLDGMAPEHRRHLHHRAAELLHRQGATAATAAAHLLAAGHSDEEWAVTVLRDAAEEVLADDVDDLAVDFLDLAYRLCGDPVQRIEIRVRTAVILRRNHPSAAEKVAEGLLRAIHAGEVPTRQLMPIVDLFLVHRRVEEAFEVMTKARALAYEAARAGGAEGAAVDTRVGSDSALAQLVEARYPWAEGGVLGPPKVGGGGSSVVLTPNEERSVLDQPWSLSLGLNRDDYVIAAEELLRHTVLTDATLEPIASAIKCLLFSGNTQKAGFWSESFLESAERHGADGWSALFAGLRAEVAFAQGNPGCAQKYTQAGIARIVEGTESVLVSGLIALQVMAQIALGDIEGSARRLNQPVPSAVYGSAYGLVYRRARGHHHLAINRLDAALEDFVAVGEQARRWGADQPAWLPWRGDVAEVLLRLGERKEAERLVTEQITRVGGNNLRTRGISHRILGAAVGSDERLPLLTRAVAQLRLAGDRLELARAMCDLGDAHKQLGDGDQAAMAARRAWELATECGAQPLRARIDQEHDVNSWGTTVWNAPVDIRDAKLSDSEKKVAALAARGYTNRDISSRLYVTVSTVEQHLTRAYRKLNIGGRQQLPIDLQFEVDEVA; encoded by the coding sequence ATGCGAGGCGCCGGCTGCTTGGCCGGTGGAAGGGTGGGGGGATGCGCGCCGTGGTCAGTCGAAAGTCGGGGGTTGAACTTTCTGATGCTGATCGACAGGGAATCGGAAGTCTTAAGACTTGAGTCTGCCCTGGTTGACTGTGCATCCAATAGAGCAAGAACCATCGTCATCGAAGGTCCTGCGGGCTGCGGGAAAACCGAACTTCTGGAATTCGTCGCAGCGCGCGCCCTGGAAAGCGATGCAGTCGTCCTGAAGGCGACAGGAATACCGTCGGAAAGCAATGAGTCGCTGGGCGTCCTGCGCCAGCTGCTGCTCCTCGGGGCCGGGCTGCCGGCCGAGGTCGAGCAGGAGCTGCACCGGCTCCTGGAAGAGGAGGAGGCGGCCGCCGCCTGTGGCCTGGACGGAGGCCCGGCCTCGGGCGGCCTCCTTGGTCCGGGTGGATCCCTCGCTCCGGGCGGGTTCCTCGGTACGGGGGGCAGCGCGACGTGTGGGCGCGCCGTCCGCATGCGGAGGTTCTGTGCCGCCCTGCACACGGTCGCACGGGACCGGTTGGTGGTGATCTGCGTGGACGATCTCCAGCACCTCGACAACGAGTCCCTCGAGTATCTGCTCCATATCGCGGGCAATTCGCGGTCCACACGGCTGCTGCTGGCTTTCGGTGACGTTCTCTACTATCGGCAGCAGGACGCCGGATACCGCACCGAATTCCTGCGCCAGCCCAACTTCGAACGGATCAGGGTGGATTGCCTCGACCGGTCGGGTACGGCACAGCTCCTCGCGCATCTGCAACCGGACACGCCGGTGTGTGAGGAATTGCTCGACTACGCCTACGGGCTCACGGGAGGCAACCCCCTACTCGTACGCGCCCTGCACGAGGAGGGGCCGATCGCGGATCTCCTCGCCGAGCAGAAGGACTCGGTCGATCCGCTGGTCGGTGAGTCCTTCGCGCACGTGGTGCTGATCTGTCTGGAGCGGAGCGGCCCGATGGCCGGCAAGGTCGCCGACGGCCTCGCCGTGCTCGACGACCTCGCCGCGCACGACCTGCTCACGGAGCTCTGTGAGCTGCCGCACGCCGTCGCGACGAAGGCGATGCGGGCCCTGCGGGCGGCACGCGTGATCGTCGACAGCCGGTTCCGGCATCCGGCGGTGCGCAGAGGCGTTCTGGACGGCATGGCCCCCGAGCACCGGCGACACCTCCATCACCGGGCCGCCGAGCTGTTGCACCGGCAGGGCGCCACGGCGGCCACCGCGGCAGCGCACCTGCTCGCGGCCGGGCACAGTGACGAGGAGTGGGCGGTGACCGTGCTCAGGGACGCCGCCGAGGAGGTGCTCGCCGACGACGTGGACGATCTCGCGGTCGACTTCCTGGACCTGGCGTACCGGCTCTGCGGCGATCCGGTGCAGCGCATCGAGATCAGGGTGCGCACCGCGGTGATCCTCCGGCGCAACCATCCCTCGGCGGCGGAGAAGGTGGCCGAGGGCCTGCTGCGAGCGATCCACGCCGGTGAGGTGCCGACCCGTCAGCTGATGCCGATCGTCGACCTGTTCCTCGTGCACCGCCGTGTCGAGGAGGCGTTCGAGGTCATGACGAAGGCGCGGGCCCTCGCGTACGAGGCAGCTCGGGCCGGAGGCGCGGAGGGCGCCGCGGTCGACACCCGGGTGGGCTCGGACAGCGCCCTCGCCCAGCTCGTGGAGGCGCGTTACCCATGGGCCGAGGGCGGCGTGCTCGGACCGCCCAAGGTGGGCGGCGGCGGATCCTCCGTCGTTCTGACGCCGAACGAGGAGCGCTCGGTCCTCGACCAGCCGTGGAGCCTGTCGCTGGGTCTCAACCGTGACGACTACGTGATCGCCGCTGAAGAGCTCCTGCGGCACACCGTGCTCACGGACGCCACCCTCGAGCCCATCGCCAGCGCCATCAAGTGCCTGCTCTTCTCGGGGAACACCCAGAAGGCGGGCTTCTGGAGCGAGTCGTTCCTGGAGAGCGCGGAGCGACACGGAGCCGACGGCTGGTCCGCCCTGTTCGCCGGGCTGCGGGCCGAAGTCGCCTTCGCCCAGGGCAATCCGGGGTGCGCCCAGAAGTACACGCAGGCCGGAATCGCCCGCATCGTCGAGGGCACGGAGAGCGTACTGGTCAGCGGCCTCATCGCGCTTCAGGTGATGGCGCAGATCGCGCTCGGAGACATCGAGGGCAGCGCGCGCCGACTCAACCAGCCCGTGCCCAGCGCGGTGTACGGCAGCGCCTACGGGCTCGTCTACCGTCGGGCCCGCGGCCACCACCACCTGGCCATCAACCGGCTGGACGCGGCGCTGGAGGACTTCGTGGCCGTGGGCGAGCAGGCCCGACGCTGGGGAGCGGACCAGCCCGCGTGGCTTCCCTGGCGCGGCGACGTCGCCGAAGTGCTGCTGAGGCTGGGGGAGCGCAAGGAGGCGGAACGTCTCGTCACGGAGCAGATCACCCGGGTAGGGGGCAACAACCTGCGCACCCGAGGGATCTCCCACCGCATTCTCGGCGCCGCCGTCGGCAGCGACGAGCGACTGCCGCTCCTCACCCGCGCGGTCGCGCAGCTGCGGCTCGCCGGTGACCGCCTGGAACTGGCCCGTGCCATGTGTGACCTCGGCGACGCGCACAAGCAGCTGGGGGACGGCGACCAGGCGGCGATGGCGGCCAGGCGGGCCTGGGAGCTGGCAACCGAGTGCGGCGCCCAGCCGCTGCGCGCCCGCATCGACCAGGAACACGATGTGAACAGCTGGGGCACCACCGTGTGGAACGCGCCGGTGGACATCCGGGACGCCAAACTGAGCGACTCGGAGAAGAAGGTCGCCGCGCTGGCGGCCCGTGGCTACACCAACCGGGACATCTCCTCACGCCTGTACGTCACGGTGAGCACGGTCGAGCAGCATCTGACCAGGGCGTACCGGAAGCTGAACATAGGGGGTCGCCAACAGCTGCCGATAGACCTGCAGTTCGAGGTGGACGAAGTCGCCTGA
- a CDS encoding 3-oxoacyl-ACP synthase III family protein, with protein sequence MSNGLVAERAGVTAEWIVRKTGIRERRYAADHEATSDLAVAAARAALADADVTAGQLGWIVVATSTPDHPQPATASLVQHRIGAVGAAAFDINAVCSGFVFALVTVARLLAADPAGAPRFGLVVGADVYSRIIDPSDRRTAVLFGDGAGAVVLGPVRAGHGIIGSDLATFGRHHDMIKVPAGGSRLPASEKTLASGDHFFQMQGRAVREFVTDELPAAIDRLLLTCGTDPAAVDHFVPHQANGAMLADVLPRLGLPRARAHLTVAEHANTGAASVPLALDTARREGSFGDGDTLLLAAFGGGMSIGATLIRWDATASATP encoded by the coding sequence GTGTCCAATGGACTCGTCGCCGAACGGGCCGGCGTGACCGCGGAGTGGATAGTCCGCAAGACCGGCATACGGGAACGCCGGTACGCCGCCGACCACGAGGCGACGTCCGACCTGGCCGTCGCCGCGGCCCGGGCCGCCCTCGCCGACGCCGACGTCACCGCCGGCCAACTCGGCTGGATCGTGGTGGCGACATCGACGCCCGACCACCCTCAGCCCGCCACCGCGAGCCTGGTGCAGCACCGCATCGGCGCCGTCGGAGCGGCCGCGTTCGACATCAACGCCGTGTGCAGCGGATTCGTCTTCGCGCTGGTCACCGTGGCCCGCCTGCTCGCAGCCGATCCGGCGGGGGCCCCGCGGTTCGGGCTCGTGGTGGGCGCGGACGTGTACTCGCGCATCATCGACCCGTCCGATCGGCGCACAGCCGTACTGTTCGGTGACGGCGCGGGAGCGGTGGTGCTCGGCCCGGTGCGTGCGGGGCACGGCATCATCGGGTCGGACCTCGCCACCTTCGGGCGCCATCACGACATGATCAAGGTCCCGGCCGGCGGCAGCCGCCTGCCCGCATCCGAGAAGACCCTCGCGTCGGGTGACCACTTCTTCCAGATGCAGGGGCGCGCCGTACGGGAGTTCGTCACGGACGAACTCCCCGCCGCCATAGACCGGTTGCTCCTCACGTGCGGCACGGACCCCGCCGCCGTGGACCACTTCGTACCGCATCAGGCCAACGGAGCCATGCTGGCCGACGTGCTCCCCCGCCTCGGCCTGCCCCGCGCACGGGCCCATCTGACGGTGGCCGAACACGCCAACACGGGTGCGGCCTCCGTGCCGCTGGCCCTGGACACGGCGCGGCGCGAAGGATCGTTCGGCGACGGCGACACGCTCCTGCTCGCCGCCTTCGGCGGCGGCATGTCCATCGGAGCCACCCTGATCCGCTGGGACGCGACCGCGTCAGCCACCCCCTAG
- a CDS encoding maleylpyruvate isomerase family mycothiol-dependent enzyme, whose protein sequence is MTRPTPSAVHDRYAARILDQTALLTSAVAGADRAAPVPGCPGWTLAHLLRHVGGAHRWAETIVRTRATGPVSDDQVNDVTPDEGDDLATLSHWLTEGAELFADTLRATDPDVPVWTVAPGGTPEFWARRMTFETVVHRFDATAAVGAKYTLDAEVAVDGLDEWIEFSTLPQAYESAEVRRALIGPDRGLHFHATDAPEDTGEWLIDLTGEPFAWRHAHGKATTAVRGPLTDLLLLLYQRRSPVAADGIEVLGDQDLFGDWLTGAGHWLRK, encoded by the coding sequence ATGACGCGTCCGACCCCGAGTGCGGTCCACGACCGCTACGCCGCCCGCATCCTCGACCAGACCGCCCTGCTGACCTCGGCGGTGGCCGGTGCCGACCGTGCCGCTCCCGTGCCGGGGTGCCCCGGCTGGACCCTCGCCCATCTGCTGCGCCACGTCGGCGGCGCGCACCGCTGGGCCGAGACGATCGTGCGGACCCGGGCCACCGGGCCCGTCTCCGACGACCAGGTCAACGATGTGACGCCCGACGAGGGCGACGACCTCGCCACGCTGTCGCACTGGCTGACGGAAGGGGCCGAGCTCTTCGCGGACACGCTGCGCGCCACGGACCCGGACGTCCCTGTCTGGACCGTGGCGCCGGGCGGGACGCCGGAGTTCTGGGCGCGCCGGATGACGTTCGAGACCGTCGTGCACCGCTTCGACGCGACCGCCGCCGTCGGCGCGAAATACACGCTGGACGCGGAGGTCGCCGTCGACGGCCTTGACGAGTGGATCGAGTTCAGCACCCTGCCGCAGGCGTACGAGTCGGCGGAGGTGCGGCGCGCGCTGATCGGGCCCGACCGCGGACTCCACTTCCACGCCACCGATGCTCCCGAGGACACGGGGGAGTGGCTGATCGACCTCACCGGCGAGCCGTTCGCCTGGCGCCACGCCCACGGCAAGGCGACCACCGCCGTACGCGGTCCGCTCACGGACCTGCTGCTCCTGCTCTACCAGCGCCGTTCGCCGGTCGCGGCCGACGGGATCGAAGTCCTGGGCGACCAGGACCTGTTCGGCGACTGGCTGACCGGTGCGGGGCACTGGCTGCGCAAATGA
- a CDS encoding ABC transporter ATP-binding protein: protein MPARETWRALYRHFRPHRGAVALGALFTLIGAASGLAQPLAAKSLVERLGTDESITGILLLLTGLVLLGTAIESVGAYVLERTAESVVLAARRTLIGRLLRLRLSEVERTQPGDLMSRVTSDTTLLRAVTTQSVVSAATGGFTFMATVVMMALMDPVLLGVTLGVIVLIGGATALVMPKIAQATQRAQEAVGTISTALERAFGAFRTLKASGAERREAAAVRQAAQEAWRHGVRSAKWQSVAWSSVGLSVQVSFLAVLGIGGARVASGAISIATLVAFLLYLFYLIDPVSRLVEAASQYQVGSAAVARIVQAERLETEEVDGPDARESTEPGAARPSAASVAFEDVRFRYREDLPYVHHGVSFDVPGPGMTAFVGPSGAGKTTVFGLIERFYDASGGRVLVDGKDVQEWPLAELRSAIGYVEQDAPVLAGTLRENLLFGAPGATDDDIDDVLVRARLDAVVRRLPEGLDTVVGHRGSKLSGGERQRVAIARALLRKPRLLLLDEATSQLDAVNELALRDVVAEVAREVTVLVVAHRLSTVTLADRIVVMDAGGVRATGTHAELVAGDPLYGELAATQFLATSAGVSAT, encoded by the coding sequence CTGCCCGCGAGGGAGACCTGGCGCGCCCTGTACCGCCACTTCCGGCCGCACCGCGGGGCCGTGGCCCTGGGCGCTCTCTTCACGCTGATCGGCGCGGCGTCGGGGCTCGCCCAGCCGCTGGCGGCCAAATCGCTCGTGGAACGGCTCGGCACCGACGAATCGATCACCGGCATCCTGCTGCTCCTCACCGGGCTCGTACTGCTCGGCACCGCGATCGAATCCGTCGGCGCCTACGTCCTGGAACGCACTGCCGAGTCCGTGGTGCTCGCGGCCCGGCGCACCCTCATCGGGCGGCTGCTGCGGCTGCGCCTCTCGGAGGTGGAGCGCACCCAGCCGGGCGACCTGATGTCCCGGGTCACCTCGGACACGACGCTGCTGCGCGCGGTGACCACCCAGTCCGTGGTGTCCGCGGCCACCGGCGGGTTCACCTTCATGGCGACGGTCGTGATGATGGCGCTGATGGACCCGGTCCTGCTCGGCGTCACGCTGGGCGTGATCGTGCTCATCGGCGGCGCGACGGCCCTGGTCATGCCGAAGATCGCGCAGGCGACACAGCGCGCCCAGGAGGCGGTCGGCACGATCTCGACCGCGTTGGAGAGGGCGTTCGGCGCCTTCCGCACCCTCAAGGCGTCCGGTGCCGAACGGCGCGAGGCGGCCGCCGTGCGGCAGGCCGCCCAGGAGGCGTGGCGGCACGGCGTGCGGTCGGCCAAGTGGCAGTCGGTGGCGTGGAGCTCGGTCGGACTCTCCGTACAGGTGTCGTTCCTCGCGGTGCTCGGCATCGGCGGCGCGCGGGTCGCGTCCGGCGCCATCTCCATCGCGACGCTGGTGGCCTTCCTGCTCTACCTCTTCTACCTGATCGACCCGGTCTCGCGCCTGGTCGAGGCGGCGTCGCAGTACCAGGTGGGCTCGGCGGCCGTCGCCCGGATCGTGCAGGCGGAGCGGCTGGAGACGGAGGAGGTGGACGGCCCCGACGCGAGGGAGTCGACTGAACCGGGCGCCGCCCGGCCCTCCGCCGCTTCCGTCGCCTTCGAGGACGTGCGATTCCGCTACCGCGAGGACCTTCCGTACGTCCATCACGGCGTGAGCTTCGACGTGCCGGGGCCCGGCATGACCGCGTTCGTCGGCCCCTCCGGTGCGGGCAAGACCACCGTGTTCGGGCTGATCGAGCGGTTCTACGACGCGTCGGGCGGCCGCGTCCTGGTCGACGGCAAGGACGTCCAGGAGTGGCCGCTCGCCGAACTCCGGTCCGCCATCGGGTACGTCGAGCAGGACGCGCCCGTCCTCGCGGGCACGCTGCGCGAGAACCTGCTCTTCGGGGCGCCGGGTGCCACCGATGACGACATCGACGACGTTCTCGTACGCGCCCGTCTCGACGCCGTGGTACGGCGGCTGCCCGAGGGCCTGGACACGGTCGTCGGACACCGGGGCTCCAAGCTGTCCGGTGGCGAGCGGCAGCGGGTGGCGATCGCCAGGGCGCTGCTGAGGAAGCCGCGGCTGCTCCTGCTCGACGAGGCGACCTCGCAGCTCGACGCGGTCAACGAACTGGCCCTACGTGACGTGGTGGCCGAGGTCGCCCGTGAGGTGACGGTCCTCGTGGTGGCGCACCGGCTTTCGACGGTGACGCTGGCCGACCGGATCGTGGTGATGGACGCGGGCGGCGTCCGCGCGACCGGCACGCACGCCGAACTGGTGGCGGGGGACCCGCTGTACGGGGAGCTGGCGGCGACACAGTTCCTCGCGACATCGGCGGGGGTGTCGGCGACGTGA